A genomic stretch from Leptotrichia sp. HSP-536 includes:
- a CDS encoding DIP1984 family protein, with translation MKIAEALILRADIQKRIAQLKTRLNNNAKVQENEEPTENPELLLIELDSLISQLNDLIIKINRTNTLSKIDGISLVELIAKKDTLSQKAGILREFIEIASQKINLYSTTEIKVFSTVNVPAQQKQLDKLSKEIRETDTKLQQANWTIDLIEE, from the coding sequence ATGAAAATTGCTGAAGCTCTTATTTTACGTGCAGATATTCAAAAAAGAATCGCACAATTAAAAACAAGACTTAACAATAACGCTAAAGTTCAGGAAAACGAAGAACCTACCGAAAATCCTGAACTTTTATTAATTGAGTTAGACAGTTTAATTTCTCAATTAAATGATTTGATAATAAAAATAAACAGAACAAATACTCTTTCAAAAATTGACGGAATTTCATTGGTTGAATTAATTGCAAAAAAGGACACACTCTCACAAAAAGCAGGAATCCTGCGTGAATTTATAGAAATTGCAAGCCAAAAGATAAATCTTTATTCCACAACAGAAATAAAGGTTTTTAGTACGGTTAATGTTCCAGCACAGCAAAAACAGCTGGATAAATTGTCTAAGGAAATTCGTGAAACTGATACAAAATTACAGCAGGCAAACTGGACTATTGATTTGATTGAAGAATAA
- a CDS encoding FxLYD domain-containing protein yields MKKIVMIMGTALVLSSCGVVGAAGSIAGGTIKAAGTVTGAVIKTTGKIIGGIIGGNDGEINAKGVKYKFSKAKVENDGNMTIVTGVLTNTGSRKENVRIEIPCFDKKGKSVGDAVDSTDSIDKNKKWEFRAVLNSGDVKACKVKDAYVSAQ; encoded by the coding sequence ATGAAAAAAATAGTAATGATAATGGGAACGGCTTTAGTTCTTTCATCTTGTGGAGTTGTTGGAGCGGCAGGAAGTATTGCTGGTGGAACAATTAAAGCAGCTGGAACTGTTACAGGAGCAGTAATTAAGACAACTGGAAAGATTATCGGCGGGATAATTGGTGGAAATGATGGAGAAATTAATGCGAAAGGCGTTAAGTATAAATTTTCTAAGGCAAAAGTTGAAAATGATGGGAATATGACAATTGTAACAGGAGTTTTAACAAATACTGGAAGTAGAAAAGAAAATGTTAGAATTGAAATACCTTGCTTTGATAAAAAAGGAAAAAGTGTTGGAGATGCTGTAGACAGTACAGATTCTATTGATAAAAATAAAAAATGGGAGTTTAGAGCAGTCTTAAATTCGGGAGATGTGAAGGCGTGTAAAGTGAAAGATGCTTATGTAAGTGCTCAGTAA
- a CDS encoding dTMP kinase: protein MGKLIIIEGTDGSGKQTQTELLYKKLKEIKGEEKVKKISFPNYESRASEPVKMYLAGEFGKTAESVNAYAASVLYSIDRFASFKTEWEEFYNNGGIVISDRYTISNMIHQVPKILDENEKEKYLEWLVDLEWRKIGIPKPDIVFFLDIPFEFSQKLMKNRENKITGEKKKDIHEKDGNYLKNAYETAKELSVKYGWNVISCVNRDKLRTREDINNEMIKITLENI from the coding sequence ATGGGAAAATTAATAATTATTGAAGGTACTGATGGGAGCGGGAAACAAACGCAGACAGAATTGCTGTATAAAAAATTGAAAGAAATAAAAGGAGAAGAGAAAGTAAAGAAAATATCTTTTCCAAATTATGAAAGCAGAGCTTCTGAGCCGGTGAAAATGTATCTTGCAGGTGAATTTGGAAAGACAGCTGAAAGTGTCAATGCCTATGCGGCTTCGGTACTTTATTCGATTGACAGATTTGCATCATTTAAGACTGAATGGGAAGAATTTTATAATAATGGCGGAATTGTGATTAGTGACAGATATACAATTTCCAATATGATTCATCAGGTTCCGAAAATTTTGGATGAAAATGAAAAAGAAAAATATTTAGAATGGCTGGTAGATCTCGAATGGAGAAAAATTGGAATACCAAAGCCAGATATTGTTTTTTTTCTAGATATTCCTTTTGAGTTTAGCCAAAAATTGATGAAAAATAGGGAGAATAAGATAACTGGGGAAAAAAAGAAGGATATTCACGAAAAAGATGGAAATTATTTAAAAAATGCTTATGAAACAGCTAAGGAATTATCAGTAAAATATGGGTGGAATGTGATTTCTTGTGTTAATAGGGATAAATTAAGAACGAGAGAAGACATAAATAATGAAATGATAAAAATAACATTGGAAAATATATAA
- a CDS encoding class I SAM-dependent methyltransferase has protein sequence MNNYIKLNEDRWNNVKNDYTEPLTHEELEEVRNNPISVALTVGKKAPKEWFEKANGKKILGLACGGGQQGPVFAIKGYDVTIMDFSKSQLQRDDMVAKREGLKINTVQGDMTKPFPFEDETFDIIFNPVSNVYVEDLENIYKEASRVLKKGGLLMVGFMNPWIYMYDADIVWDKPDEELLLKFSIPFNSKELEEEGKITINPEYGYEFSHTLETQIRGQLKNGLAMIDFYESCDKRHRLSRYGNDYIATLH, from the coding sequence ATGAATAATTATATAAAATTAAATGAAGATAGATGGAATAATGTAAAAAATGACTATACTGAGCCATTGACACATGAAGAATTAGAAGAAGTTAGAAATAATCCAATTTCTGTTGCATTAACTGTTGGGAAAAAAGCTCCAAAAGAATGGTTTGAAAAAGCAAACGGAAAAAAGATATTAGGTTTAGCTTGTGGTGGTGGACAGCAGGGACCAGTTTTTGCTATAAAAGGTTATGATGTAACCATAATGGATTTTTCTAAATCACAATTACAAAGAGATGATATGGTTGCTAAAAGAGAAGGCTTAAAAATCAATACAGTTCAAGGCGATATGACAAAACCATTTCCATTTGAAGATGAAACTTTTGATATTATTTTTAATCCAGTTTCAAATGTATATGTAGAAGATTTAGAAAACATATATAAAGAAGCCTCTCGAGTATTGAAAAAGGGTGGATTGTTAATGGTCGGATTTATGAATCCTTGGATATACATGTATGATGCTGACATTGTATGGGACAAACCCGATGAGGAATTACTTTTAAAGTTTTCAATACCTTTTAATTCAAAAGAACTTGAAGAGGAAGGCAAGATAACCATAAATCCAGAATATGGATATGAATTTAGCCATACCTTAGAAACTCAGATTAGAGGACAACTTAAAAATGGTCTCGCTATGATAGATTTTTATGAATCATGTGATAAAAGACATAGATTATCACGTTATGGAAATGACTATATAGCTACTTTGCATTAA
- a CDS encoding META domain-containing protein: MKKRFFLVGIFTMFLLCCGFLNAATKKRVTVNTNLNETSWKLTEIRKNGRSSRISENTNVTINFSKNKISGSGGINGYSGSYKINRNSTLSATVTSTLMGGSQELMNLEQDFFDILQSNPIIKYNNDTLTLTNKAGDIWTFKNPNTVNQNNKDSLSLSNLNGTSWKLTQIKKNGWNSYISKNTNVTINFSKNKINGSGGINGYSGNYKINRNSILSATVTSTLMAGSLDLMNLEQDFFDTLQSNPIIKYSKDTLTLTNKAGDIWTFKNPNSVNQEDNDSLSLSNLKTKLLNTSWKLVDASDKNMKKILETNEIRVTLNFSEDRIHGDSGINSYFSNYIITSDNIVVGPIGSTKMAGPDNFMKLERQYLNILQNSKKIKLDNNRLTFMTDDGKTLTFKEM, encoded by the coding sequence ATGAAAAAAAGATTTTTTTTAGTTGGAATTTTTACAATGTTTCTTTTGTGCTGTGGTTTTTTAAATGCGGCTACGAAAAAAAGAGTGACTGTTAACACTAATTTGAACGAAACTTCGTGGAAATTGACAGAAATCAGGAAAAATGGACGGAGTTCTCGTATTTCAGAAAATACGAATGTTACGATTAATTTTTCAAAAAATAAGATTAGTGGTTCTGGTGGAATTAACGGATATTCAGGAAGTTATAAAATTAACAGGAATTCCACTCTTTCAGCTACAGTAACTTCAACTTTGATGGGAGGTTCTCAAGAGCTAATGAATCTCGAACAGGATTTCTTTGATATTCTGCAATCCAACCCTATAATTAAGTATAACAATGATACTTTAACTTTAACTAACAAGGCTGGAGATATTTGGACTTTTAAAAATCCGAATACAGTTAATCAGAACAACAAGGATTCACTTTCCCTTTCAAATTTAAATGGAACTTCATGGAAATTAACTCAAATTAAGAAAAATGGGTGGAATTCTTATATTTCAAAAAACACAAATGTTACGATTAATTTTTCAAAAAATAAGATTAATGGATCTGGCGGAATTAACGGATATTCAGGAAATTATAAAATTAACAGAAATTCTATTCTTTCTGCCACAGTAACTTCAACTTTGATGGCAGGATCTCTAGATTTAATGAATCTTGAACAGGATTTCTTTGATACTCTGCAATCCAATCCTATAATTAAATATAGCAAAGATACTTTAACCCTAACTAACAAGGCTGGAGATATTTGGACTTTTAAAAATCCAAATTCAGTTAATCAGGAAGACAATGATTCACTTTCCCTTTCAAATTTAAAAACAAAACTATTGAATACTAGCTGGAAACTTGTTGATGCTTCTGATAAAAATATGAAAAAAATATTGGAAACAAATGAAATAAGAGTTACGCTTAATTTTTCAGAAGACAGAATACATGGGGATTCAGGAATAAACAGCTATTTTTCAAATTATATAATAACATCAGATAACATTGTAGTTGGACCTATTGGGTCTACGAAAATGGCAGGACCAGATAACTTTATGAAACTTGAAAGACAATATTTGAATATTTTACAAAATTCAAAAAAAATTAAATTAGATAATAACCGTTTGACTTTTATGACAGATGATGGAAAAACATTGACATTTAAAGAAATGTAG
- the ilvC gene encoding ketol-acid reductoisomerase: MAGNILGTTVYYDADCDLSKLEGKKITVLGYGSQGHAHSLNLREGGFDVTVGLRKGSKSWDEATEAGFTVKETADAVKGADIVMILIPDEIQADVYAADIAPNLKEGAYIAFGHGFNIHFEKIVPREDISVFMVAPKGPGHLVRRTFQEGSGVPCLVAVYKDPAGDAMEVAKAWASAIGGGRSGILETTFKQETETDLFGEQAVLCGGVVELMKVGFEVLTEAGYDPVNAYFECLHEMKLIVDLIYEGGLATMRSSISNTAEYGDYITGPKIITAETKEAMRGVLKDIQDGKFANDFLADSKAGQPFLKEKRAEFANHPVEKVGAELRKLMPWIKK; encoded by the coding sequence ATGGCAGGAAATATTTTAGGAACAACAGTTTATTATGATGCTGATTGTGATTTGAGTAAATTGGAAGGTAAAAAAATTACTGTGTTAGGGTATGGTTCGCAAGGGCATGCACATTCTTTAAACTTGAGAGAAGGTGGATTTGATGTAACTGTTGGACTTAGAAAAGGTTCAAAATCTTGGGATGAGGCTACTGAAGCAGGATTTACAGTAAAAGAAACTGCAGACGCTGTAAAAGGTGCGGATATAGTTATGATTTTGATTCCAGATGAAATTCAAGCTGATGTATATGCGGCTGATATTGCACCAAACTTGAAAGAAGGAGCTTACATCGCATTTGGACATGGATTTAACATTCACTTTGAAAAAATTGTTCCAAGAGAAGATATAAGCGTATTCATGGTTGCACCAAAAGGACCTGGACACTTGGTAAGAAGAACATTCCAAGAAGGAAGTGGAGTACCTTGTCTAGTGGCAGTGTATAAAGATCCAGCAGGAGATGCAATGGAAGTTGCCAAAGCATGGGCATCGGCTATTGGTGGAGGAAGATCAGGAATTCTTGAAACTACATTCAAGCAAGAAACAGAAACAGATTTATTTGGTGAACAAGCTGTATTATGTGGTGGAGTAGTAGAACTTATGAAAGTAGGATTTGAAGTATTGACAGAAGCTGGATACGATCCTGTAAATGCTTACTTTGAATGCTTGCACGAAATGAAACTTATTGTAGACTTAATTTACGAAGGTGGATTAGCAACAATGAGAAGTTCAATTTCAAACACTGCTGAATACGGAGATTACATCACAGGACCAAAAATCATAACTGCTGAAACGAAAGAGGCTATGAGAGGTGTTTTAAAAGATATTCAAGATGGTAAATTTGCAAATGACTTCTTAGCTGACTCAAAAGCAGGACAACCATTCTTAAAAGAAAAAAGAGCAGAATTTGCAAATCATCCAGTAGAAAAAGTTGGAGCAGAATTAAGAAAACTTATGCCTTGGATTAAAAAGTAA
- a CDS encoding thiamine pyrophosphate-dependent dehydrogenase E1 component subunit alpha yields MKLSKGKLLNIYERMLSIRNFDLKVNQLVKRGMVPGMTHLSVGEEAANVGAIAALNADDLITSNHRGHGQVIAKGIDLNGMMAEIMGKATGTCKGKGGSMHIADLESGNLGANGIVGGGHGMAVGAAYTQKVKDTGKIVVCFFGDGATNEGSFHEAMNLASVWQVPVIFYSINNGYGISTSINKVTNVEHLYQRAAAYGIPGYFIEDGNDVLSVYETFEKAVEYVREGNGPVFIESITYRWFGHSSSDPGKYRTKEEVDGWKLKDPNLKFRNYLLENNIATEEELVELEQKSKKQIEDAVEFAKNSPEPTLESAFEDIFAN; encoded by the coding sequence ATGAAATTATCAAAAGGTAAATTGCTAAATATTTATGAACGAATGCTTAGCATTAGAAATTTTGATTTAAAGGTAAATCAGCTTGTGAAAAGAGGAATGGTGCCTGGAATGACGCATTTATCAGTAGGAGAGGAAGCGGCGAATGTTGGCGCTATTGCAGCATTGAATGCTGATGACTTGATAACATCTAATCATAGAGGGCATGGGCAGGTTATCGCTAAAGGGATTGACTTGAATGGAATGATGGCTGAAATTATGGGAAAGGCTACTGGAACTTGTAAAGGTAAAGGTGGTTCAATGCATATTGCCGATTTGGAAAGTGGAAACTTGGGAGCTAATGGAATTGTTGGTGGTGGACACGGAATGGCAGTTGGCGCGGCTTATACTCAGAAAGTGAAAGATACTGGAAAAATTGTAGTTTGTTTCTTTGGAGATGGAGCCACTAACGAAGGAAGTTTTCATGAGGCTATGAATTTGGCATCGGTGTGGCAAGTGCCTGTGATTTTTTATTCTATTAATAATGGTTATGGAATTAGTACATCTATTAATAAAGTTACAAATGTGGAACACTTGTATCAAAGGGCTGCGGCTTATGGGATACCAGGATACTTCATTGAAGATGGAAATGATGTGCTTTCAGTTTATGAAACATTTGAAAAGGCTGTGGAATATGTAAGAGAAGGAAATGGGCCAGTTTTCATTGAAAGTATAACTTACAGATGGTTTGGACATTCTAGTTCAGATCCAGGAAAATATAGAACAAAAGAGGAAGTTGATGGATGGAAGTTAAAAGATCCTAACTTAAAATTCAGAAATTACTTGCTTGAAAATAATATTGCAACAGAGGAAGAATTAGTAGAACTTGAACAAAAATCGAAAAAACAGATTGAAGATGCAGTGGAATTTGCAAAAAATAGTCCGGAACCTACTTTGGAATCTGCATTTGAAGATATATTTGCAAATTAG
- a CDS encoding dicarboxylate/amino acid:cation symporter, whose product MIDSEFSDTPYIKNLFGILLGLVLPSPAIRIFVTFSSLFSKYLSFVIPFMIIGFVVTGISDLRQGAGKLLGITTLIAYLSTIIAGSLAYLMATNIFPKILNFASFAAVENPEKNLLTPYFEIPLAPMFDVTSAIVFAFIMGLSISWLRNRGEGQTTYNLFREFSKIITKLLSTSVIPLLPIYIFGTFMNMTYSGQMFATLSIFLKVFVCVVILHVLYVTALFTFAGGLSGKNPFTCLKNQIPGYFTALGTQSLAATIPINLECAKRNGISPEIREFVVPLCATIHLAGSIITITSCVVTVLMMNNMSYGIPTIFPFILVLGVAMVAAPGAPGGAIMSALPFLGIVGIASNSPLASLLIALYITQDSFGTAANVSGDNAIAIIVDWIYHKFIKK is encoded by the coding sequence ATCATTGATTCTGAGTTTTCAGACACGCCCTATATAAAAAATTTATTTGGTATCCTGCTAGGATTAGTTTTACCAAGTCCTGCTATTAGGATTTTTGTGACTTTTTCGTCACTGTTTAGCAAGTATTTATCTTTTGTCATTCCGTTTATGATAATTGGATTTGTTGTGACAGGAATTTCAGATTTACGTCAAGGAGCAGGAAAATTACTTGGGATTACGACTTTAATAGCCTATCTTTCTACAATTATTGCAGGAAGTTTGGCTTACCTTATGGCAACCAATATTTTTCCAAAAATTCTTAATTTTGCCTCATTTGCAGCGGTAGAGAATCCTGAAAAAAATCTTTTGACACCTTACTTTGAAATTCCGCTTGCACCAATGTTTGACGTAACTTCAGCAATTGTATTTGCCTTTATAATGGGACTTTCAATTAGCTGGCTTAGAAATAGGGGAGAAGGGCAGACTACTTACAATCTTTTTCGTGAATTTTCAAAAATAATTACAAAATTACTAAGTACTTCAGTTATTCCACTACTTCCAATTTACATTTTTGGAACATTTATGAATATGACTTACAGTGGACAAATGTTTGCAACACTTTCAATTTTCCTAAAAGTATTTGTCTGCGTAGTAATTTTACATGTTTTATATGTTACAGCCTTATTCACATTCGCTGGAGGACTTTCAGGAAAAAATCCGTTTACTTGTTTAAAAAATCAAATTCCTGGCTATTTTACAGCACTTGGAACGCAATCTTTAGCAGCCACAATCCCAATAAATCTGGAATGTGCAAAACGAAATGGAATATCTCCTGAAATACGTGAATTTGTAGTCCCGCTTTGTGCCACAATCCACTTGGCAGGAAGCATTATTACTATCACAAGTTGTGTTGTTACTGTGCTTATGATGAACAATATGTCTTACGGAATTCCAACAATCTTTCCATTCATATTAGTTCTAGGAGTCGCAATGGTAGCTGCACCAGGAGCACCAGGAGGAGCAATAATGTCTGCACTCCCATTTCTAGGAATAGTTGGAATCGCTTCAAATAGTCCACTAGCTTCACTGCTAATCGCACTTTATATAACGCAGGACAGCTTTGGAACAGCAGCAAATGTATCTGGTGATAATGCAATTGCTATCATAGTTGACTGGATTTATCATAAATTTATAAAAAAATAA
- a CDS encoding DNA alkylation repair protein, whose product MDFSKLYEEMIQHKNEEQAQKMSKYMLNKFEYIGIKTPERREIFKNFFKEYKNEEKIDWEFVNKCWENRYREFQYVAADYLKNMKDKLTIDDILKLKQLILKKSWWDTIDNLDMTIGALALKDSNVNEILLEWSLDENIWLRRIAIDHQLLRKEKTNTELLEKILKNNLGQAEFFINKAIGWALRDYSKISPEWVKNFIEKNKENMVKLSIKEASKYL is encoded by the coding sequence ATGGATTTTAGTAAACTTTATGAAGAAATGATCCAGCATAAAAATGAAGAACAGGCTCAAAAAATGTCAAAATATATGCTCAATAAATTTGAATATATTGGAATCAAGACACCAGAAAGACGGGAAATATTTAAAAATTTTTTCAAGGAATACAAGAATGAAGAAAAAATTGACTGGGAATTTGTAAATAAATGCTGGGAAAATAGGTACAGGGAATTTCAGTATGTTGCGGCTGATTATTTGAAGAATATGAAAGACAAATTGACAATAGATGATATTCTAAAGCTTAAACAGTTAATCTTGAAAAAATCGTGGTGGGATACGATAGACAATTTAGATATGACAATAGGAGCTTTGGCATTAAAAGATTCAAATGTGAATGAAATATTGCTGGAATGGAGTCTTGATGAAAATATTTGGCTTAGAAGAATTGCGATTGACCATCAGCTTTTGAGAAAAGAAAAAACAAATACTGAATTACTGGAAAAAATTTTAAAGAATAATCTGGGGCAGGCTGAATTTTTTATCAATAAGGCGATAGGCTGGGCATTGAGAGATTATAGCAAAATTAGTCCTGAATGGGTAAAAAATTTTATTGAAAAAAATAAAGAAAATATGGTAAAATTAAGTATTAAAGAAGCTAGTAAATATTTGTAA
- a CDS encoding autotransporter outer membrane beta-barrel domain-containing protein has translation MDGQNAIKSNFFGDNHGTIELTGKNTVGISSQIVYNRETGSIKVGESSIAQHAVYKDVVDYERFIINEGKIILGKDSTGIRMDKEYNNIDGFANNYGKIESNAENVTGIMAYIKDAKHPINNTNPISYIDNDGEINLSGDKSKGMYADGKGKMKMRNRNKIIIGNSFDKNNPSIAMHSINPENETINDGVIEVGKRSRGMSDANGGTLTNNGKIIVKGENGIGMYLANGSKGVNNGTIKTEPTAKNAIGVFIGKDSEFTNNGNIIINSEGGTGVLVDGGIVKNTGIFIIESNYSTGISSKGGKIISSGGYFVIKGSGSTGIIANGSPEISGTDFIIGGSGSTGKNILKAFTKAIPAKAFPAKRNLGIYVDSLGKTNPIEGLANLGLNSADLLIGAEATEKTNATEVTVGQDVLDPFNKSIKESNIPYWTVGSGSLIWEANPEIKDNRVEKVTLRKQSYTKFADEKTKDVAEGLDEKYVVASEKDKQVFNYMNTLRDAESLGKAYKEIAGSQYINVQQRINQTDSLLDSQVSSLQKESIGKAGHHVATFFDRNKHDFRTDEVPDTTSAAFGASYLFNADSSWGVYGGVAINNYKFKDKGHSKESVSMLKAGGYKKFDLSIGDLDWTLGGDVFVSQNSMKRRIMTDKVYENKADYNAYGFSVKNEISKTYELGENGTIKPYGALKIGYGSFGKIKEKDATMGLDVKGNSYYSVKPSAGVELAYTKGITGNTRFKAALDLAYEHELGNAGRKENQMKYINTNKTYRLKGEKAESRGNVRSGVKVGLETGNFNFSVNSGYDTKDKNAHVGLGIGASF, from the coding sequence ATGGATGGGCAAAATGCTATAAAATCAAATTTTTTTGGAGATAATCATGGAACAATTGAACTCACAGGAAAAAATACTGTGGGAATATCTTCACAAATTGTCTATAATAGAGAAACAGGTTCTATAAAAGTAGGAGAAAGCTCCATTGCGCAACATGCTGTTTACAAGGATGTGGTTGATTATGAACGATTTATCATTAATGAAGGTAAAATCATATTAGGAAAAGATTCGACAGGTATACGTATGGATAAAGAATATAATAATATTGATGGATTTGCTAACAACTATGGTAAGATTGAAAGTAATGCGGAAAATGTTACTGGAATAATGGCATATATAAAAGATGCAAAACATCCTATCAATAATACTAATCCGATTTCTTACATTGATAATGATGGAGAAATAAATCTTTCAGGGGACAAATCTAAAGGCATGTATGCTGACGGAAAAGGTAAAATGAAAATGCGTAATAGAAACAAAATCATAATAGGAAATTCGTTTGATAAAAATAATCCAAGCATTGCAATGCATTCAATTAATCCAGAAAATGAAACAATAAATGATGGAGTTATAGAAGTAGGAAAAAGATCTAGAGGAATGTCTGATGCAAATGGCGGAACATTAACAAATAATGGAAAAATAATTGTTAAAGGTGAAAATGGCATTGGAATGTATTTAGCTAATGGCTCTAAAGGTGTCAATAACGGTACAATAAAAACTGAACCAACTGCAAAGAATGCTATTGGAGTTTTTATTGGCAAAGATTCAGAATTTACAAATAACGGAAATATTATTATTAATTCTGAAGGAGGAACTGGTGTACTGGTCGATGGCGGTATAGTTAAAAATACAGGAATTTTCATAATTGAATCAAATTATTCAACTGGAATATCGAGTAAGGGCGGTAAAATTATAAGTTCTGGAGGATATTTTGTAATCAAAGGAAGCGGTTCAACTGGAATAATAGCCAACGGTAGTCCCGAAATTTCTGGAACTGATTTTATAATCGGAGGAAGCGGTTCAACTGGAAAGAATATTTTGAAAGCCTTTACCAAAGCTATCCCCGCTAAAGCCTTTCCTGCTAAAAGAAATTTAGGGATATATGTAGATTCATTAGGAAAAACAAATCCTATCGAAGGATTAGCTAACCTTGGGCTGAACAGTGCTGACCTGCTAATCGGAGCAGAAGCCACTGAAAAGACTAATGCTACAGAAGTTACAGTTGGACAAGACGTGCTTGATCCGTTTAATAAGTCAATTAAGGAAAGTAACATCCCATACTGGACTGTAGGTTCAGGCTCATTAATTTGGGAAGCAAATCCTGAAATCAAGGACAACCGAGTTGAAAAAGTTACTTTGAGAAAGCAGTCCTACACAAAATTTGCTGATGAAAAAACAAAAGATGTGGCAGAAGGGCTTGATGAAAAATACGTTGTGGCAAGCGAAAAAGATAAGCAGGTATTTAATTACATGAACACGCTAAGAGATGCCGAAAGTCTAGGAAAAGCCTACAAGGAGATTGCTGGAAGCCAGTACATCAACGTTCAGCAAAGAATAAACCAGACAGATAGCCTTTTAGACAGCCAAGTTTCATCCCTGCAAAAAGAAAGCATCGGAAAAGCTGGGCACCACGTCGCAACATTCTTTGACAGAAATAAGCACGATTTCAGGACTGATGAAGTGCCGGATACAACAAGCGCAGCTTTCGGAGCTTCCTACCTGTTCAATGCTGACAGCAGCTGGGGAGTCTATGGCGGTGTTGCAATAAATAACTATAAATTCAAGGATAAAGGGCATTCAAAGGAAAGCGTCTCAATGCTTAAGGCTGGTGGATACAAGAAATTTGACTTGAGCATTGGCGACCTTGACTGGACTTTAGGTGGAGATGTGTTTGTTTCACAAAACTCAATGAAACGTAGAATTATGACAGATAAAGTTTATGAAAACAAAGCTGACTATAATGCTTACGGATTCTCAGTTAAGAATGAAATCAGCAAGACTTATGAGTTAGGTGAAAATGGAACTATTAAACCTTATGGAGCGTTAAAGATTGGATACGGAAGTTTTGGAAAGATTAAGGAAAAGGATGCGACTATGGGGCTAGATGTTAAAGGGAACAGCTATTATTCAGTTAAGCCGTCCGCAGGTGTGGAACTTGCCTATACAAAAGGAATTACAGGCAACACTAGATTCAAGGCAGCCTTAGACCTGGCGTACGAACATGAGTTAGGAAATGCTGGCCGTAAAGAAAACCAGATGAAATATATAAATACAAATAAGACTTATAGATTAAAAGGAGAAAAAGCCGAAAGCCGTGGAAACGTTAGAAGCGGAGTGAAGGTTGGACTGGAGACAGGAAACTTCAATTTCTCAGTAAACAGCGGATATGATACGAAAGATAAGAATGCCCATGTTGGCTTGGGAATTGGCGCATCGTTCTAA